In one Alnus glutinosa chromosome 12, dhAlnGlut1.1, whole genome shotgun sequence genomic region, the following are encoded:
- the LOC133850990 gene encoding kinesin-like protein KIN-14S isoform X4 codes for MEDRTVEIFSEQCGCFAPNCDLKPSSHSPSVQTLEDSTSHSDQTLEAQSCEEVQTVETETSESGIDKEQMEVNSSFTDENSLSNGIQETSPDQGQTLPILQKIIDLSTKVQDLKKEHTILSDQVKLTTNSFPGFEVLNTLQLLSTEYELLKKKYLYESSERKSLYNEVIELKGNIRVFCRCRPLSQTEITNGSTSVVEFDSSQDNELQVVCSDSSKKQFKFDHVFRPEDNQGKTFTMEGTPENRGVNYRTLGELFRSSEERGGVMRYELFVSMLEVYNEKIRDLLVENSNQPAKKLEIKQASEGTQEVPGLVEARVYGTEDVWELMKSGSRARSVGSTNANELSSRSHCLLRVTVKGENLINGHCTKSHLWLVDLAGSERVGRIEVEGERLKESQFINKSLSALGDVIYALASKTAHIPYRNSKLTHILQSSLGGDCKTLMFVQISPSAADLGETLCSLNFASRVRGIESGPARKQVDVNELFKYKQMAEKLKHDEKETKKLQDNLQSLQLRLSAREHICRNLQEKVRDLENQLAEERKTRLKQEARTSAAASFQPSVMSSLKQGAQKSITERKPPLVPTKQRLPLRRINSFLPPQSPKPPQKNGTTTSIFSAAGKENIAKTTMVATNTKSLMKPRRFSVAVRPPPPPTTTTTTQVFQPRRRVSIATLRPESNSYMTTPLHTSASRFKDGSAMGRQSFVKDPRKARYSRLFSPLPESRRAAETTPTAMRSSSKFMGSPPTWKSKHPTVVALQRKSLVWSPLKLRVYNRKPSLLPSRPPTEMQ; via the exons ATGgaag ATCGAACGGTGGAAATTTTCTCAGAACAGTGTGGTTGCTTCGCTCCTAATTGCGATTTGAAGCCCTCGTCGCACTCTCCTTCAG TTCAAACCCTAGAGGATTCAACTTCGCACTCAG ATCAAACCCTAGAAGCTCAAAGTTGTGAggaag tGCAAACTGTAGAGACTGAAACCAGCGAATCAGGAATTGACAAAg AACAAATGGAGGTGAATTCCAGTTTCACAGATGAAAATAGCTTGTCAAATGGAATCCAAGAAACTTCTCCAGACCAGGGACAGACCCTTCCTATATTGCAGAAAATCATTGATTTGAGCACCAAAGTGCAG GATCTCAAGAAAGAGCACACTATCCTCTCTGATCAAGTGAAGCTCACAACAAATTCCTTCCCAGGCTTTGAAGTTTTGAACACACTTCAGCTTCTCA GTACTGAATATGAACTTTTAAAGAAGAAGTATCTTTATGAGTCATCTGAACGTAAGAGCCTTTACAATGAAGTAATTGAGCTTAAAGGCAATATCAGGGTCTTCTGCAGATGTAGACCTTTAAGCCAAACTGAAATTACAAATGGGTCTACTTCTGTAGTTGAATTTGACTCATCTCAAGATAATGAGCTGCAGGTCGTTTGCTCTGATTCTTCAAAAAAGCAATTTAAGTTTGACCATGTCTTTAGGCCTGAGGACAACCAAG GGAAGACCTTTACAATGGAAGGAACACCTGAAAACAGGGGAGTTAACTACAGGACTCTAGGGGAGTTGTTTCGAAGTTCTGAAGAGAGAGGTGGCGTTATGAGATATGAATTGTTTGTTAGCATGTTGGAGGTTTACAATGAAAAGATACGGGACCTATTGGTTGAAAACTCCAACCAACCTGCAAAGAA GTTAGAGATAAAGCAAGCGTCAGAGGGAACACAGGAAGTCCCTGGACTAGTTGAAGCTCGTGTTTATGGTACCGAGGATGTTTGGGAACTGATGAAGTCTGGAAGCCGAGCCAGATCTGTTGGATCCACTAATGCTAATGAGCTCAGCAGTCGTTCTCACTG CCTGTTGCGAGTAACAGTTAAGGGggaaaatttaataaatggACACTGCACAAAAAGTCACCTTTGGCTGGTAGACTTGGCTGGTAGTGAGCGTGTGGGGAGGATTGAAGTTGAAGGTGAAAGATTGAAGGAATCTCAGTTCATTAACAAATCTCTTTCAGCACTTGGTGATGTTATTTATGCCCTTGCATCGAAAACAGCTCACATTCCTTAcag GAACTCCAAGCTCACTCATATTCTGCAGAGCTCTCTAG GAGGAGATTGCAAAACCCTGATGTTTGTCCAGATCAGCCCAAGTGCAGCAGATCTAGGAGAAACTCTTTGTTCACTGAATTTTGCCAGTCGAGTCCGTGGGATTGAGAGTGGCCCTGCTCGCAAACAGGTGGACGTTAACGAGCTTTTCAAGTACAAGCAAATG GCAGAAAAGCTCAAGCATGACGAGAAGGAGACAAAGAAATTACAGGATAATTTGCAGTCTTTGCAGTTAAGGCTTTCTGCCAGAGAACATATCTGCAGAAATCTTCAAGAGAAG GTTCGAGACCTTGAGAACCAACTGGCAGAGGAAAGGAAAACCAGACTGAAACAGGAAGCGAGAACTTCTGCTGCTGCTTCTTTTCAGCCCTCAGTAATGTCATCTTTAAAACAGGGAGCACAGAAATCTATAACAGAGAGGAAGCCACCATTGGTTCCTACAAAACAGAGGTTGCCATTGCGAAGGATTAATAGTTTCCTGCCCCCACAATCTCCCAAACCACCCCAAAAAAATGGAACAACCACTTCTATTTTTTCAGCAGCTGGCAAAGAAAACATAGCCAAAACAACAATGGTGGCAACAAACACAAAAAGCCTTATGAAACCGAGACGGTTTTCTGTTGCAGTCAGACCACCTCCTCCTCCAACAACAACTACAACAACGCAGGTTTTTCAGCCTAGGAGACGGGTCTCCATTGCTACCCTCCGCCCAGAATCCAACTCTTACATGACAACACCACTCCACACCTCTGCCTCTCGATTCAAAGATGGTAGTGCAATGGGGCGGCAGTCATTTGTGAAGGATCCGCGGAAGGCACGGTATTCAAGGTTATTCTCTCCATTGCCGGAGTCAAGGAGAGCAGCAGAGACAACACCAACTGCCATGAGGAGCAGTAGTAAGTTCATGGGAAGTCCTCCTACATGGAAATCGAAGCATCCAACAGTCGTTGCACTACAACGAAAGTCATTGGTGTGGAGTCCTCTGAAGTTGAGAGTCTATAACAGGAAGCCATCATTGTTGCCTTCACGACCTCCAACTGAGATGCAATGA
- the LOC133850990 gene encoding kinesin-like protein KIN-14S isoform X2: MEDRTVEIFSEQCGCFAPNCDLKPSSHSPSVQTLEDSTSHSDQTLEAQSCEEEQMEVNSSFTDENSLSNGIQETSPDQGQTLPILQKIIDLSTKVQDLKKEHTILSDQVKLTTNSFPGFEVLNTLQLLSTEYELLKKKYLYESSERKSLYNEVIELKGNIRVFCRCRPLSQTEITNGSTSVVEFDSSQDNELQVVCSDSSKKQFKFDHVFRPEDNQEAVFAQTKPIVTSVLDGYNVCIFAYGQTGTGKTFTMEGTPENRGVNYRTLGELFRSSEERGGVMRYELFVSMLEVYNEKIRDLLVENSNQPAKKLEIKQASEGTQEVPGLVEARVYGTEDVWELMKSGSRARSVGSTNANELSSRSHCLLRVTVKGENLINGHCTKSHLWLVDLAGSERVGRIEVEGERLKESQFINKSLSALGDVIYALASKTAHIPYRNSKLTHILQSSLGGDCKTLMFVQISPSAADLGETLCSLNFASRVRGIESGPARKQVDVNELFKYKQMAEKLKHDEKETKKLQDNLQSLQLRLSAREHICRNLQEKVRDLENQLAEERKTRLKQEARTSAAASFQPSVMSSLKQGAQKSITERKPPLVPTKQRLPLRRINSFLPPQSPKPPQKNGTTTSIFSAAGKENIAKTTMVATNTKSLMKPRRFSVAVRPPPPPTTTTTTQVFQPRRRVSIATLRPESNSYMTTPLHTSASRFKDGSAMGRQSFVKDPRKARYSRLFSPLPESRRAAETTPTAMRSSSKFMGSPPTWKSKHPTVVALQRKSLVWSPLKLRVYNRKPSLLPSRPPTEMQ; encoded by the exons ATGgaag ATCGAACGGTGGAAATTTTCTCAGAACAGTGTGGTTGCTTCGCTCCTAATTGCGATTTGAAGCCCTCGTCGCACTCTCCTTCAG TTCAAACCCTAGAGGATTCAACTTCGCACTCAG ATCAAACCCTAGAAGCTCAAAGTTGTGAggaag AACAAATGGAGGTGAATTCCAGTTTCACAGATGAAAATAGCTTGTCAAATGGAATCCAAGAAACTTCTCCAGACCAGGGACAGACCCTTCCTATATTGCAGAAAATCATTGATTTGAGCACCAAAGTGCAG GATCTCAAGAAAGAGCACACTATCCTCTCTGATCAAGTGAAGCTCACAACAAATTCCTTCCCAGGCTTTGAAGTTTTGAACACACTTCAGCTTCTCA GTACTGAATATGAACTTTTAAAGAAGAAGTATCTTTATGAGTCATCTGAACGTAAGAGCCTTTACAATGAAGTAATTGAGCTTAAAGGCAATATCAGGGTCTTCTGCAGATGTAGACCTTTAAGCCAAACTGAAATTACAAATGGGTCTACTTCTGTAGTTGAATTTGACTCATCTCAAGATAATGAGCTGCAGGTCGTTTGCTCTGATTCTTCAAAAAAGCAATTTAAGTTTGACCATGTCTTTAGGCCTGAGGACAACCAAG AAGCTGTTTTTGCTCAAACTAAGCCTATTGTAACTTCGGTGTTGGATGGGTATAATGTTTGCATATTTGCCTATGGACAAACTGGAACAGGGAAGACCTTTACAATGGAAGGAACACCTGAAAACAGGGGAGTTAACTACAGGACTCTAGGGGAGTTGTTTCGAAGTTCTGAAGAGAGAGGTGGCGTTATGAGATATGAATTGTTTGTTAGCATGTTGGAGGTTTACAATGAAAAGATACGGGACCTATTGGTTGAAAACTCCAACCAACCTGCAAAGAA GTTAGAGATAAAGCAAGCGTCAGAGGGAACACAGGAAGTCCCTGGACTAGTTGAAGCTCGTGTTTATGGTACCGAGGATGTTTGGGAACTGATGAAGTCTGGAAGCCGAGCCAGATCTGTTGGATCCACTAATGCTAATGAGCTCAGCAGTCGTTCTCACTG CCTGTTGCGAGTAACAGTTAAGGGggaaaatttaataaatggACACTGCACAAAAAGTCACCTTTGGCTGGTAGACTTGGCTGGTAGTGAGCGTGTGGGGAGGATTGAAGTTGAAGGTGAAAGATTGAAGGAATCTCAGTTCATTAACAAATCTCTTTCAGCACTTGGTGATGTTATTTATGCCCTTGCATCGAAAACAGCTCACATTCCTTAcag GAACTCCAAGCTCACTCATATTCTGCAGAGCTCTCTAG GAGGAGATTGCAAAACCCTGATGTTTGTCCAGATCAGCCCAAGTGCAGCAGATCTAGGAGAAACTCTTTGTTCACTGAATTTTGCCAGTCGAGTCCGTGGGATTGAGAGTGGCCCTGCTCGCAAACAGGTGGACGTTAACGAGCTTTTCAAGTACAAGCAAATG GCAGAAAAGCTCAAGCATGACGAGAAGGAGACAAAGAAATTACAGGATAATTTGCAGTCTTTGCAGTTAAGGCTTTCTGCCAGAGAACATATCTGCAGAAATCTTCAAGAGAAG GTTCGAGACCTTGAGAACCAACTGGCAGAGGAAAGGAAAACCAGACTGAAACAGGAAGCGAGAACTTCTGCTGCTGCTTCTTTTCAGCCCTCAGTAATGTCATCTTTAAAACAGGGAGCACAGAAATCTATAACAGAGAGGAAGCCACCATTGGTTCCTACAAAACAGAGGTTGCCATTGCGAAGGATTAATAGTTTCCTGCCCCCACAATCTCCCAAACCACCCCAAAAAAATGGAACAACCACTTCTATTTTTTCAGCAGCTGGCAAAGAAAACATAGCCAAAACAACAATGGTGGCAACAAACACAAAAAGCCTTATGAAACCGAGACGGTTTTCTGTTGCAGTCAGACCACCTCCTCCTCCAACAACAACTACAACAACGCAGGTTTTTCAGCCTAGGAGACGGGTCTCCATTGCTACCCTCCGCCCAGAATCCAACTCTTACATGACAACACCACTCCACACCTCTGCCTCTCGATTCAAAGATGGTAGTGCAATGGGGCGGCAGTCATTTGTGAAGGATCCGCGGAAGGCACGGTATTCAAGGTTATTCTCTCCATTGCCGGAGTCAAGGAGAGCAGCAGAGACAACACCAACTGCCATGAGGAGCAGTAGTAAGTTCATGGGAAGTCCTCCTACATGGAAATCGAAGCATCCAACAGTCGTTGCACTACAACGAAAGTCATTGGTGTGGAGTCCTCTGAAGTTGAGAGTCTATAACAGGAAGCCATCATTGTTGCCTTCACGACCTCCAACTGAGATGCAATGA
- the LOC133850990 gene encoding kinesin-like protein KIN-14S isoform X1: MEDRTVEIFSEQCGCFAPNCDLKPSSHSPSVQTLEDSTSHSDQTLEAQSCEEVQTVETETSESGIDKEQMEVNSSFTDENSLSNGIQETSPDQGQTLPILQKIIDLSTKVQDLKKEHTILSDQVKLTTNSFPGFEVLNTLQLLSTEYELLKKKYLYESSERKSLYNEVIELKGNIRVFCRCRPLSQTEITNGSTSVVEFDSSQDNELQVVCSDSSKKQFKFDHVFRPEDNQEAVFAQTKPIVTSVLDGYNVCIFAYGQTGTGKTFTMEGTPENRGVNYRTLGELFRSSEERGGVMRYELFVSMLEVYNEKIRDLLVENSNQPAKKLEIKQASEGTQEVPGLVEARVYGTEDVWELMKSGSRARSVGSTNANELSSRSHCLLRVTVKGENLINGHCTKSHLWLVDLAGSERVGRIEVEGERLKESQFINKSLSALGDVIYALASKTAHIPYRNSKLTHILQSSLGGDCKTLMFVQISPSAADLGETLCSLNFASRVRGIESGPARKQVDVNELFKYKQMAEKLKHDEKETKKLQDNLQSLQLRLSAREHICRNLQEKVRDLENQLAEERKTRLKQEARTSAAASFQPSVMSSLKQGAQKSITERKPPLVPTKQRLPLRRINSFLPPQSPKPPQKNGTTTSIFSAAGKENIAKTTMVATNTKSLMKPRRFSVAVRPPPPPTTTTTTQVFQPRRRVSIATLRPESNSYMTTPLHTSASRFKDGSAMGRQSFVKDPRKARYSRLFSPLPESRRAAETTPTAMRSSSKFMGSPPTWKSKHPTVVALQRKSLVWSPLKLRVYNRKPSLLPSRPPTEMQ, translated from the exons ATGgaag ATCGAACGGTGGAAATTTTCTCAGAACAGTGTGGTTGCTTCGCTCCTAATTGCGATTTGAAGCCCTCGTCGCACTCTCCTTCAG TTCAAACCCTAGAGGATTCAACTTCGCACTCAG ATCAAACCCTAGAAGCTCAAAGTTGTGAggaag tGCAAACTGTAGAGACTGAAACCAGCGAATCAGGAATTGACAAAg AACAAATGGAGGTGAATTCCAGTTTCACAGATGAAAATAGCTTGTCAAATGGAATCCAAGAAACTTCTCCAGACCAGGGACAGACCCTTCCTATATTGCAGAAAATCATTGATTTGAGCACCAAAGTGCAG GATCTCAAGAAAGAGCACACTATCCTCTCTGATCAAGTGAAGCTCACAACAAATTCCTTCCCAGGCTTTGAAGTTTTGAACACACTTCAGCTTCTCA GTACTGAATATGAACTTTTAAAGAAGAAGTATCTTTATGAGTCATCTGAACGTAAGAGCCTTTACAATGAAGTAATTGAGCTTAAAGGCAATATCAGGGTCTTCTGCAGATGTAGACCTTTAAGCCAAACTGAAATTACAAATGGGTCTACTTCTGTAGTTGAATTTGACTCATCTCAAGATAATGAGCTGCAGGTCGTTTGCTCTGATTCTTCAAAAAAGCAATTTAAGTTTGACCATGTCTTTAGGCCTGAGGACAACCAAG AAGCTGTTTTTGCTCAAACTAAGCCTATTGTAACTTCGGTGTTGGATGGGTATAATGTTTGCATATTTGCCTATGGACAAACTGGAACAGGGAAGACCTTTACAATGGAAGGAACACCTGAAAACAGGGGAGTTAACTACAGGACTCTAGGGGAGTTGTTTCGAAGTTCTGAAGAGAGAGGTGGCGTTATGAGATATGAATTGTTTGTTAGCATGTTGGAGGTTTACAATGAAAAGATACGGGACCTATTGGTTGAAAACTCCAACCAACCTGCAAAGAA GTTAGAGATAAAGCAAGCGTCAGAGGGAACACAGGAAGTCCCTGGACTAGTTGAAGCTCGTGTTTATGGTACCGAGGATGTTTGGGAACTGATGAAGTCTGGAAGCCGAGCCAGATCTGTTGGATCCACTAATGCTAATGAGCTCAGCAGTCGTTCTCACTG CCTGTTGCGAGTAACAGTTAAGGGggaaaatttaataaatggACACTGCACAAAAAGTCACCTTTGGCTGGTAGACTTGGCTGGTAGTGAGCGTGTGGGGAGGATTGAAGTTGAAGGTGAAAGATTGAAGGAATCTCAGTTCATTAACAAATCTCTTTCAGCACTTGGTGATGTTATTTATGCCCTTGCATCGAAAACAGCTCACATTCCTTAcag GAACTCCAAGCTCACTCATATTCTGCAGAGCTCTCTAG GAGGAGATTGCAAAACCCTGATGTTTGTCCAGATCAGCCCAAGTGCAGCAGATCTAGGAGAAACTCTTTGTTCACTGAATTTTGCCAGTCGAGTCCGTGGGATTGAGAGTGGCCCTGCTCGCAAACAGGTGGACGTTAACGAGCTTTTCAAGTACAAGCAAATG GCAGAAAAGCTCAAGCATGACGAGAAGGAGACAAAGAAATTACAGGATAATTTGCAGTCTTTGCAGTTAAGGCTTTCTGCCAGAGAACATATCTGCAGAAATCTTCAAGAGAAG GTTCGAGACCTTGAGAACCAACTGGCAGAGGAAAGGAAAACCAGACTGAAACAGGAAGCGAGAACTTCTGCTGCTGCTTCTTTTCAGCCCTCAGTAATGTCATCTTTAAAACAGGGAGCACAGAAATCTATAACAGAGAGGAAGCCACCATTGGTTCCTACAAAACAGAGGTTGCCATTGCGAAGGATTAATAGTTTCCTGCCCCCACAATCTCCCAAACCACCCCAAAAAAATGGAACAACCACTTCTATTTTTTCAGCAGCTGGCAAAGAAAACATAGCCAAAACAACAATGGTGGCAACAAACACAAAAAGCCTTATGAAACCGAGACGGTTTTCTGTTGCAGTCAGACCACCTCCTCCTCCAACAACAACTACAACAACGCAGGTTTTTCAGCCTAGGAGACGGGTCTCCATTGCTACCCTCCGCCCAGAATCCAACTCTTACATGACAACACCACTCCACACCTCTGCCTCTCGATTCAAAGATGGTAGTGCAATGGGGCGGCAGTCATTTGTGAAGGATCCGCGGAAGGCACGGTATTCAAGGTTATTCTCTCCATTGCCGGAGTCAAGGAGAGCAGCAGAGACAACACCAACTGCCATGAGGAGCAGTAGTAAGTTCATGGGAAGTCCTCCTACATGGAAATCGAAGCATCCAACAGTCGTTGCACTACAACGAAAGTCATTGGTGTGGAGTCCTCTGAAGTTGAGAGTCTATAACAGGAAGCCATCATTGTTGCCTTCACGACCTCCAACTGAGATGCAATGA
- the LOC133850990 gene encoding kinesin-like protein KIN-14S isoform X3, whose amino-acid sequence MEDRTVEIFSEQCGCFAPNCDLKPSSHSPSVQTLEDSTSHSEQMEVNSSFTDENSLSNGIQETSPDQGQTLPILQKIIDLSTKVQDLKKEHTILSDQVKLTTNSFPGFEVLNTLQLLSTEYELLKKKYLYESSERKSLYNEVIELKGNIRVFCRCRPLSQTEITNGSTSVVEFDSSQDNELQVVCSDSSKKQFKFDHVFRPEDNQEAVFAQTKPIVTSVLDGYNVCIFAYGQTGTGKTFTMEGTPENRGVNYRTLGELFRSSEERGGVMRYELFVSMLEVYNEKIRDLLVENSNQPAKKLEIKQASEGTQEVPGLVEARVYGTEDVWELMKSGSRARSVGSTNANELSSRSHCLLRVTVKGENLINGHCTKSHLWLVDLAGSERVGRIEVEGERLKESQFINKSLSALGDVIYALASKTAHIPYRNSKLTHILQSSLGGDCKTLMFVQISPSAADLGETLCSLNFASRVRGIESGPARKQVDVNELFKYKQMAEKLKHDEKETKKLQDNLQSLQLRLSAREHICRNLQEKVRDLENQLAEERKTRLKQEARTSAAASFQPSVMSSLKQGAQKSITERKPPLVPTKQRLPLRRINSFLPPQSPKPPQKNGTTTSIFSAAGKENIAKTTMVATNTKSLMKPRRFSVAVRPPPPPTTTTTTQVFQPRRRVSIATLRPESNSYMTTPLHTSASRFKDGSAMGRQSFVKDPRKARYSRLFSPLPESRRAAETTPTAMRSSSKFMGSPPTWKSKHPTVVALQRKSLVWSPLKLRVYNRKPSLLPSRPPTEMQ is encoded by the exons ATGgaag ATCGAACGGTGGAAATTTTCTCAGAACAGTGTGGTTGCTTCGCTCCTAATTGCGATTTGAAGCCCTCGTCGCACTCTCCTTCAG TTCAAACCCTAGAGGATTCAACTTCGCACTCAG AACAAATGGAGGTGAATTCCAGTTTCACAGATGAAAATAGCTTGTCAAATGGAATCCAAGAAACTTCTCCAGACCAGGGACAGACCCTTCCTATATTGCAGAAAATCATTGATTTGAGCACCAAAGTGCAG GATCTCAAGAAAGAGCACACTATCCTCTCTGATCAAGTGAAGCTCACAACAAATTCCTTCCCAGGCTTTGAAGTTTTGAACACACTTCAGCTTCTCA GTACTGAATATGAACTTTTAAAGAAGAAGTATCTTTATGAGTCATCTGAACGTAAGAGCCTTTACAATGAAGTAATTGAGCTTAAAGGCAATATCAGGGTCTTCTGCAGATGTAGACCTTTAAGCCAAACTGAAATTACAAATGGGTCTACTTCTGTAGTTGAATTTGACTCATCTCAAGATAATGAGCTGCAGGTCGTTTGCTCTGATTCTTCAAAAAAGCAATTTAAGTTTGACCATGTCTTTAGGCCTGAGGACAACCAAG AAGCTGTTTTTGCTCAAACTAAGCCTATTGTAACTTCGGTGTTGGATGGGTATAATGTTTGCATATTTGCCTATGGACAAACTGGAACAGGGAAGACCTTTACAATGGAAGGAACACCTGAAAACAGGGGAGTTAACTACAGGACTCTAGGGGAGTTGTTTCGAAGTTCTGAAGAGAGAGGTGGCGTTATGAGATATGAATTGTTTGTTAGCATGTTGGAGGTTTACAATGAAAAGATACGGGACCTATTGGTTGAAAACTCCAACCAACCTGCAAAGAA GTTAGAGATAAAGCAAGCGTCAGAGGGAACACAGGAAGTCCCTGGACTAGTTGAAGCTCGTGTTTATGGTACCGAGGATGTTTGGGAACTGATGAAGTCTGGAAGCCGAGCCAGATCTGTTGGATCCACTAATGCTAATGAGCTCAGCAGTCGTTCTCACTG CCTGTTGCGAGTAACAGTTAAGGGggaaaatttaataaatggACACTGCACAAAAAGTCACCTTTGGCTGGTAGACTTGGCTGGTAGTGAGCGTGTGGGGAGGATTGAAGTTGAAGGTGAAAGATTGAAGGAATCTCAGTTCATTAACAAATCTCTTTCAGCACTTGGTGATGTTATTTATGCCCTTGCATCGAAAACAGCTCACATTCCTTAcag GAACTCCAAGCTCACTCATATTCTGCAGAGCTCTCTAG GAGGAGATTGCAAAACCCTGATGTTTGTCCAGATCAGCCCAAGTGCAGCAGATCTAGGAGAAACTCTTTGTTCACTGAATTTTGCCAGTCGAGTCCGTGGGATTGAGAGTGGCCCTGCTCGCAAACAGGTGGACGTTAACGAGCTTTTCAAGTACAAGCAAATG GCAGAAAAGCTCAAGCATGACGAGAAGGAGACAAAGAAATTACAGGATAATTTGCAGTCTTTGCAGTTAAGGCTTTCTGCCAGAGAACATATCTGCAGAAATCTTCAAGAGAAG GTTCGAGACCTTGAGAACCAACTGGCAGAGGAAAGGAAAACCAGACTGAAACAGGAAGCGAGAACTTCTGCTGCTGCTTCTTTTCAGCCCTCAGTAATGTCATCTTTAAAACAGGGAGCACAGAAATCTATAACAGAGAGGAAGCCACCATTGGTTCCTACAAAACAGAGGTTGCCATTGCGAAGGATTAATAGTTTCCTGCCCCCACAATCTCCCAAACCACCCCAAAAAAATGGAACAACCACTTCTATTTTTTCAGCAGCTGGCAAAGAAAACATAGCCAAAACAACAATGGTGGCAACAAACACAAAAAGCCTTATGAAACCGAGACGGTTTTCTGTTGCAGTCAGACCACCTCCTCCTCCAACAACAACTACAACAACGCAGGTTTTTCAGCCTAGGAGACGGGTCTCCATTGCTACCCTCCGCCCAGAATCCAACTCTTACATGACAACACCACTCCACACCTCTGCCTCTCGATTCAAAGATGGTAGTGCAATGGGGCGGCAGTCATTTGTGAAGGATCCGCGGAAGGCACGGTATTCAAGGTTATTCTCTCCATTGCCGGAGTCAAGGAGAGCAGCAGAGACAACACCAACTGCCATGAGGAGCAGTAGTAAGTTCATGGGAAGTCCTCCTACATGGAAATCGAAGCATCCAACAGTCGTTGCACTACAACGAAAGTCATTGGTGTGGAGTCCTCTGAAGTTGAGAGTCTATAACAGGAAGCCATCATTGTTGCCTTCACGACCTCCAACTGAGATGCAATGA
- the LOC133851734 gene encoding uncharacterized protein LOC133851734, with protein MASSYSSCCFFFCCSSASVPNPSSTTRFSLSFSHSILGGYNGISLSRAGSSSRICAKLDNFQGEPAQDSPKAISPSTLPAEPQAIQEEVEEEEADSCLPSDLEGAVRQSSQATALFLSSGGTRAIVELLIPQLLFLDDEGAQAELWELSRTFLDTLIAETGSQRIKAIFPDAGAAALLKYRWKDAAFGFSSLSDRKPVESEDEIVVMVVPDYQMLAYVERIASNLSDDPPRPLIMWNPRLISEDVGVGFNVRKLRRYFLRTFTTVYSMRPLPSGAVFRCYPGSWKVFFDDKDRPNRYLLAKELISRPDAEDLEIIFGNVEEKSEQGPSLFTKAASIFSSLNRFMKIISK; from the exons ATGGCTTCTTCATATTCAAGTTgttgcttcttcttctgttGCTCCTCTGCATCAGTACCCAACCCATCCTCAACCACACGCTTTTCCTTATCTTTTTCTCACTCTATCCTTGGTGGGTACAACGGAATTTCACTGAGCAGAGCTGGGTCTAGCTCAAGGATATGTGCCAAGCTTGATAATTTCCAAGGCGAGCCTGCCCAAGACAGTCCTAAAGCCATCTCACCATCTACTTTACCGGCAGAGCCACAAGCAATTcaagaagaagtagaagaggaagaagctgaCAG CTGCTTGCCTTCTGACTTGGAGGGGGCAGTCCGGCAATCAAGTCAAGCAACTGCCTTATTTCTGTCTTCAGGAGGAACGAGAGCCATA GTTGAGCTCCTAATTCCCCAGTTGCTGTTTCTAGATGATGAAGGTGCACAAGCTGAGCTCTGGGAATTGTCAAGGACTTTCTTGGATACATTAATTGCAGAAACAGGATCTCAG agaATCAAAGCCATATTTCCTGATGCTGGTGCTGCTGCACTTCTAAAGTACCGGTGGAAAGATGCTGCTTTTGGATTTTCTAG CTTAAGTGATCGGAAGCCTGTAGAGAGTGAAGACGAGATTGTGGTTATGGTTGTTCCTGATTATCAGATGTTGGCATATGTAGAGAGAATTGCATCTAATCTCTCAGATGATCCG CCGAGGCCTCTCATCATGTGGAACCCACGTCTCATCAGTGAGGATGTCGGAGTTGGGTTTAATGTTCGGAAGTTAAGGCGGTATTTTCTACG AACCTTTACAACAGTCTACTCAATGAGACCTCTGCCATCTGGTGCTGTTTTTAGGTGTTATCCAGG ATCATGGAAGGTGTTCTTTGATGATAAGGATAGGCCAAACAGATACCTGCTTGCCAAGGAACTCATAAGCCGTCCTGATGCTGAGGATCTTGAG ATAATATTTGGAAATGTAGAGGAGAAATCAGAGCAAGGCCCATCTTTGTTTACTAAAGCTGCAAGCATCTTCTCTTCTCTAAATCGGTTCATGAAGATAATTTcgaaataa